In Streptomyces qaidamensis, one DNA window encodes the following:
- a CDS encoding AfsR/SARP family transcriptional regulator → MDGVPNGVPRVPEQRRFDSAPSSPGSATTAEPERPTEPASLRFSVLGPVRAWRGDEQVATGSPQQRALLAALLLREGRTATAAELIDALWGDESPSQALAAVRTYASRLRKVLDPGGEARRSGGAAATASAVLVSESGGYAVRDLAEGALDLAVAQDLATEAEKARSAGDLCHARDTLRRALALWDGETLAGVPGPYAEAQRVRLEEWRLQLLESRLDMDLEQGCHAEAVSELTALTAAHPLRERLRELLMLALYRSGRQAEALAVYADTRRLLADELGVDPRPGLSELQQRILQADPGLAEPSSPAPEPAAAPVRPAQLPASVPDFTGRAAFVRELGDILASAEGRVMAVSALAGIGGVGKTTLAVHVAHQARAAFPDGQLYVDLQGAGARAAEPETVLGSFLRALGTADSALPDSLEERAALYRSVLAGRRVLVLLDNARDAAQVRPLLPGTDGCAALVTSRTRMMDLAGAHLIDLDVMSPDEALALFTKIVGEERVASERKAALDVVAACGFLPLAIRIAASRLAARRTWTVSVLAAKLADERRRLDELQAGDLAVKATFELGYGQLEPAQARAFRLLGLADGPDISLAAAAAVLDLPAEDTEDLLESLVDTSLLESAAPGRYRFHDLVRLYARACAERDELPPSERGAALSRLLDFYLASAAGVYAIERPGDRLVDHLEPTSYPGLRFDDRHAAQDWLYAEAICLLACVRQSAGRPETLPRAIDMLWAAHDLSESGANSKEYEATAQALVGAARSHGLGRAEARALMTLVNVHHVSGRFERAEEEAERAILLAQESDDLLPVCWASNARGIIALYQNRHTDGEEHLSRAIEHFRALGDRPGEAAALCNLSRIHLATGRTQSAVRLAQEGIDIYDGMGNSMRGANARYALGLALTQSGELGKAADRLQEAVEVFRDSRQRLWEGMSLFRLAEVDLAARRAARAAANAEMALTVLRGIGGEWRRGNVLTVLGRALSGIGQTGRAQVCWQEAAGIYEELGSPEAAEVRALLSPVRAA, encoded by the coding sequence CCGGATCCCCCCAGCAACGCGCCCTGCTCGCCGCTCTGCTGCTGCGCGAGGGGCGGACGGCCACGGCGGCGGAGCTGATCGACGCCCTGTGGGGCGATGAATCGCCCTCGCAGGCGCTGGCGGCGGTACGGACGTACGCCTCCCGCCTGCGCAAGGTGCTCGACCCGGGCGGCGAGGCACGCCGGTCGGGCGGCGCCGCGGCCACCGCTTCCGCCGTCCTGGTCAGCGAGTCCGGCGGCTACGCGGTCCGCGACCTCGCCGAGGGCGCCCTGGACCTCGCCGTCGCCCAGGACCTGGCGACCGAGGCGGAGAAGGCCCGCTCCGCCGGCGACCTCTGCCACGCCCGCGACACCCTGCGCCGCGCCCTCGCCCTGTGGGACGGGGAGACCCTGGCGGGAGTGCCCGGCCCCTACGCGGAGGCCCAGCGGGTGCGTCTGGAGGAGTGGCGGCTGCAACTCCTCGAATCCCGCCTGGACATGGACCTGGAGCAGGGCTGCCACGCCGAGGCCGTCTCGGAGCTCACGGCCCTCACCGCGGCCCATCCGCTCCGGGAGCGGCTGCGCGAGCTCCTGATGCTGGCGCTCTACCGCAGCGGCCGCCAGGCGGAGGCACTTGCCGTCTACGCCGACACCCGCCGCCTGCTCGCCGACGAACTCGGCGTGGACCCCCGCCCCGGCCTGAGCGAGCTGCAGCAGCGCATCCTCCAGGCGGACCCGGGGCTCGCGGAGCCCTCCTCCCCGGCGCCCGAGCCGGCCGCCGCCCCGGTCCGCCCGGCACAACTGCCCGCGTCGGTCCCGGACTTCACCGGCCGCGCTGCCTTCGTCCGCGAGCTCGGCGACATCCTCGCCTCCGCCGAGGGCCGGGTCATGGCGGTCTCGGCCCTGGCCGGGATCGGTGGCGTCGGCAAGACCACCCTCGCGGTGCACGTGGCCCACCAGGCGCGCGCGGCGTTCCCGGACGGCCAGCTGTACGTCGACCTGCAAGGCGCGGGCGCCCGGGCGGCGGAGCCGGAGACGGTCCTGGGCTCCTTCCTGCGCGCCCTCGGCACGGCCGACTCGGCGCTCCCCGACTCCCTGGAGGAGCGCGCGGCCCTCTACCGCTCGGTCCTGGCCGGGCGGCGGGTGCTGGTCCTGCTGGACAACGCCCGGGACGCCGCCCAGGTCCGCCCCCTGCTGCCCGGCACGGACGGCTGCGCCGCGCTGGTCACCTCCCGCACGCGGATGATGGACCTCGCGGGCGCCCACCTGATCGACCTGGACGTGATGTCCCCGGACGAGGCGCTGGCGCTGTTCACGAAGATCGTGGGCGAGGAGCGGGTGGCGTCCGAGCGGAAGGCCGCCCTGGACGTGGTGGCGGCCTGCGGCTTCCTCCCGCTGGCCATCCGGATCGCCGCGTCGCGCCTGGCGGCCCGCCGCACCTGGACGGTTTCGGTCCTCGCGGCGAAGCTCGCCGACGAGCGCCGCCGCCTGGACGAACTCCAGGCCGGCGACCTGGCCGTCAAGGCCACCTTCGAACTCGGCTACGGCCAGCTCGAACCCGCCCAGGCCCGCGCGTTCCGCCTGCTGGGCCTCGCGGACGGCCCCGACATCTCCCTCGCCGCCGCGGCGGCGGTCCTGGATCTTCCGGCCGAGGACACGGAGGACCTGCTGGAGTCACTCGTCGACACCTCCCTCCTCGAATCGGCGGCCCCCGGCCGCTACCGCTTCCACGATCTGGTGCGGCTCTACGCGCGTGCCTGCGCCGAAAGGGACGAACTGCCCCCGAGCGAACGGGGGGCGGCGCTGTCCCGGCTGCTGGACTTCTACCTGGCGTCCGCGGCGGGCGTGTACGCGATCGAGCGCCCCGGGGACCGGCTGGTGGATCACCTGGAACCCACGTCGTACCCGGGGCTGCGGTTCGACGACCGGCACGCGGCGCAGGACTGGCTGTACGCGGAGGCCATCTGCCTCCTCGCGTGCGTACGGCAGTCCGCGGGGCGGCCGGAGACCCTCCCCCGGGCGATCGACATGCTGTGGGCCGCGCACGACCTCTCCGAGTCGGGGGCCAACTCCAAGGAGTACGAGGCGACGGCCCAGGCGCTCGTCGGCGCGGCCCGCTCGCACGGGCTCGGCCGGGCGGAGGCACGGGCGCTGATGACACTCGTCAACGTCCACCACGTGAGCGGCCGGTTCGAACGGGCCGAGGAGGAGGCGGAACGGGCCATCCTGCTCGCGCAGGAGTCCGACGACCTGCTCCCCGTCTGCTGGGCGAGCAACGCGCGCGGCATCATCGCGCTGTACCAGAACCGCCACACGGACGGCGAGGAGCACCTGTCCCGGGCCATCGAGCACTTCCGGGCCCTGGGCGACCGCCCCGGCGAGGCCGCCGCGCTCTGCAACCTCTCCCGGATCCATCTGGCGACCGGGCGGACCCAGAGTGCGGTCAGGCTGGCCCAGGAGGGCATCGACATCTACGACGGCATGGGCAACTCGATGCGCGGGGCGAACGCCCGCTACGCCCTCGGGCTCGCCCTTACCCAGAGCGGGGAGCTGGGCAAGGCGGCCGACCGGCTCCAGGAGGCGGTGGAGGTGTTCCGCGACAGCAGGCAGCGCCTGTGGGAGGGCATGAGCCTATTCCGGCTGGCCGAGGTGGACCTCGCCGCCCGGCGCGCGGCACGGGCCGCCGCCAACGCCGAGATGGCCCTCACGGTGCTGCGCGGAATCGGCGGGGAGTGGCGGCGGGGCAACGTCCTCACGGTGCTCGGGCGTGCGCTGAGCGGCATCGGCCAGACGGGCCGGGCCCAGGTCTGCTGGCAGGAAGCGGCCGGGATCTACGAGGAGCTCGGCTCACCGGAGGCGGCCG